Genomic DNA from Nonomuraea rubra:
GCGGATCACCGACCGCATGAAGGACATCATCATCACGGCCGGTGGCAAGAACATCGCGCCCAGCGAGATCGAGAACGCGCTGAAGGCGTCGCCGTACGTGAAGGAGGCCGTGGTGGTCGGGGACCAGCGGCCGTACCTGGTGGCGCTGATCGGGATCGAGCCGGACACGGTGGGGGAGTGGGCGCGGCGGCGCGGCCTGCCGTACACCACCTATCGGGATCTGTCGGACAAGCCGCAGGTGCGCGAGCTCGTCCAGGAGATCGTGAACGGGGTGAACGAGCGGTTCGCGTACGTGGAGCAGATCAAGCGGTTCGCGTTCCTGCCCAAGGAGCTCGACCACGAGGACGGCGAGCTGACCGCCACCCAGAAGGTCAAGCGCTCGGCCATCGCCAAGCTCTTCGAGGACCTGGTCGAAGGGATGTACGCCCGGTGAAGGGGCTGCTGGAGTCGGTGATCAGGGGCCTGGGGAACGGGTCGGTGTACGCGCTGCTCGCGCTCGGCTTCGTGATCATCTACAAGGCCACGCGGGTGATCAGCTTCGCCCAGCCCGCCCTCATGCTGGCCGGGGCCGTCGCGGTCAGCTACCTGGCCGGGGTGACCGGGTTCTACCCGGCCGTGCTGCTGGCGGCGCTGCTCATCGCGGGCGTGGCGCTGGCGATCGAGCGGGTGGCGATCAGGCCGATGGTGGGCCGGCCGGTGTTCGTGGTGGCGATCATCACGCTCGGCATCGACGTGGTGCTGCGGGTGGTGGTGAACGCCTTCATCGGCCGGGACGTGCGGCAGGTCGGGGACCCGTGGGGGTTCACGCAGGTCACGCTCGGGCCGCTGGTCGTGCAGTCGCGCTGGCTGGCCATGATGCTGGTCACCGCCGTGCTGGTGGCGCTGCTGTTCGCCTTCTTCCGCTACACGCGCTACGGGCTGGCGATGCGGGCGGCGGCCTTCGACCAGGAGATCGCGCTGGCCCAGGGGGTCTCCGTGGGTGCGGTGTTCGCGCTGTCGTGGGGGCTGGCCGGGTTCCTGGCGGCGATCGCCGGGATGTTCGTCGGCACCGGGCAGGGGATCGAGCAGATGACCTGGGTGATCGCGCTGAAGGCGCTGCCGGCGATCATCGTGGGCGGGCTCGACTCGCTGGGCGGGGCCGTGGCGGGCGGGCTGGTCGTGGGGGTGGTGGAGTCGCTGTTCCAGTCGTACCAGGGGGAGTTCGCGCCGTGGCTGGGGCAGAACTTCGCGGTCGTGTCGCCGTACGTGGTGATGCTGATCGTGCTGCTGGTGCGGCCGTACGGGCTGTTCGGGACGCGGGAGGTCGAGCGGGTATGACCGAGACGCGAACCTCGGCCGGGGCTCCTCCCGACATACCGACCGG
This window encodes:
- a CDS encoding branched-chain amino acid ABC transporter permease, with the protein product MKGLLESVIRGLGNGSVYALLALGFVIIYKATRVISFAQPALMLAGAVAVSYLAGVTGFYPAVLLAALLIAGVALAIERVAIRPMVGRPVFVVAIITLGIDVVLRVVVNAFIGRDVRQVGDPWGFTQVTLGPLVVQSRWLAMMLVTAVLVALLFAFFRYTRYGLAMRAAAFDQEIALAQGVSVGAVFALSWGLAGFLAAIAGMFVGTGQGIEQMTWVIALKALPAIIVGGLDSLGGAVAGGLVVGVVESLFQSYQGEFAPWLGQNFAVVSPYVVMLIVLLVRPYGLFGTREVERV